A region of the Denticeps clupeoides chromosome 12, fDenClu1.1, whole genome shotgun sequence genome:
acCAGGGCCATGAttaagttggggggggggggggggggggggggggggggggtgcttcgAAGAGTTTCCCTGGCGACAGGCCACCAGATCTTAATGCACCATCCACCCAGCTACGTCATCAAATAGTCTCCTCAGTGAAACGGAGAACAAGAACAGCACCAGCAAGCCAACGACTGCCAGCCAACGTGTTTAACCTTCCATTTCATGAAATGAAGGGCTGCCAAAATGGGGGATGGGGGCATAGATATTTTATTTGGTCTGTCCGtgaggaagaggggaaaaaaaataaataacatatcATTAAATTACGTTTCACGTGTTAACAAATGTTTTCTACTGGttgtgtcactttttttttttttattacacaaccacctgcacatgcaaaaaaaaaaaaaaaaggcggctTTCTTGACACTGGAAGCTCGGTCCGTGGAGGCCCTCAGACTGCCATGAAAACCGCTCGACAACGTGACTCAGCTTCCTCGGGGCGAGCCTTGTTAGCCCAGCGCCGCGGGAACGCTTCAACGTGGTGCACTTCACAGGCAGCGCGAGCATATTCTCGCTACGACACAGACAAATGCAAAGTCACCTTCTTCGGGTGGTTTTTGGTTTAAAAACAGAGCGGACAGACGTGCATCCGCAACCTCGTGTCGAGGACACAGAGGCTGCCTGTTATGTTCATGAGAGCTTTTGGACCAAAATTTGCCACGACTGTAGGGGCGGGTGATTTAATGAATGAAGTGCGAGAAACACATGCAAACCTGTTGTAATTCCCACACCGTGTAAATACCCTCAAGCTAAAGATGAAAGTCTGCAGTTAGGTTCAAAATCAGTCATGGTGTTGTGAAGAGCCAAAAGGTTTAAATGGTCTCAATATCCAAATATTTATGGGCCGGACAACCGTGGCTGGTTCTACACGTGATTTGGTAAACAGTGTCTGTGTAACCGAAAGGTCCCCGTTGAGCAAGGTAAAGTCCCCACTGCTGCCCAGGCGCCTTTCCCGGCTGAACGCGGCTCacacggtgatgggttaaatggcgAGGATAAATTGTGTGTTCACCACGCCCGGTCAAAGCAAGCAGCTCGCTTCCCCACACTCCTGACGCAtgcatgtttgtttgtcctCATGCCGTAACCAAGATGGCCTGCTTCGATGCCTGGTTTCTATTGACTCACAACGTGCaggttcaaaaaaaaaaaagaagaatttgaACTTTGGCTGGTGGCGTTCGCAGGGGCTCGGCATGTTGCTGGCCACAGTGATCACCTTTAAGGTGAGCAAGCCATAGAAAACAACGGGTTTCAGAGCGCAGTGCCACGTTCGACCTGCAACCGGGTTAACAGCAGGGACGAGCAAATCCGCAAAACCTCCCATAAAGCAATCCACTAAACTTGGGCTGAAACGATTCCTGGAATTAATAATAAGCAtgttctgcccccccccccccgccacagTAGAACTGAGGTGCACTAAGCATAATAAAGAGAGCacgatggaaaccccagcagcatGAGATTCTCTTCCTGGTGGGCCTCCtatctctgcatgcttcaccatgCAGTTTCCTCCACTGCACACAGACCCAATtttaagattaatttcaacacagCTAGTTTaaaccccaccattgtgtccctaagcaagacacttaaccctgagtgtctccagagtgactgcccctgtaactagtCCCGGTGGATAAGTGCTTCTGACAAATGGCGTCAATGTAAATACTAGTGATAATCAGTATATGTGATATATACTCTTAGTCTATATTAAGTGATCGTAATGACAAGGCATTGTCATTCTTGGCGTCCACACCTCGTCTCACTTTTCCTAGATAGAGCTTTGCCAGGGCTGCGTCAGGGGTTTCCATCCACCTCAATGCCCTCAGAGGGAATCTGTTCACTGATGCTGGGAGCGTTGCCTCAAAGCGTAGAGCAAGCCTCGATTCTGCTCATATCGATAGGCTGACATTTTTACAATAACATTCCTTTTGTAAAGGTTTATATATGCACTGCACCCAAATGCACTAAGGCAAAGTATGTGCCCAACAAAAGTTTATTATTCTATAGATGCAGCCTTACACCAAAAAGCATGTAAATAGCGAATCGTTATTCGCTTAGCAAATTAAGGCAAATTACTATTTTAGTATAAAGTTTTCCCAGAAGCATATATGTTGGTTAGTGGTGGGTACCCTAGTGGATAACAGAGATGCCATAACAGAGATGTATCATGACAAACTTATCAAATAATGggacaaaataaataactaaatgtcAGAAGTTGAGGTAAAACTAATTCTTGGTTTTATAGGAACACACTTTGTCATACTAATGTATGTttataaatgcagaggacacttcattgtgtatcacaatgactttcatggGGGAGTGTTCACAAAGATGACATTTGCAACAACCAAAGCACTGACCTCAAATGTCGAATATCAGTCCAACCTTGGTAAGTGGCTATAGGAAGCACACGATTACACCAATTTATGAGTGAAATGAGCATCTGTGCTTCAAGACAGATGAGTCTTACTGTACTGCTGGGAATTGCATGACAACCACTGCATCATACTGAATATGTTCTGCAGTTGCCCAGTACAGGACGGTTAGTAGACACAGTGAAAGTCAACGCTATCTGAAATGATAAAGCAAATAGGTAATCACTAATGCTAATGTCTGCAAAATGGGATTTAAAAtaagtatattatatatatatatatatatatatatatatatatatatatatatatatgtatatatatgtgtgtgtgtgtgtgtgtgtgtgtgtgtatatgaatgaCATTGTTTTAAGGGCCAGTAAGAGAAGAAATTGAAAGAGTAAAATTACGCCAAGTCCCAGCTCAAACCTGCtcattacagacaaatctatgcAAAAGCTGCGCATCACACCAACTATCTGATCTCACTCAACCACGGAATTTCAAAAACTACCAATATGCACTGTATTGATAAAGCAGAGCAGTGTCTACTGTAGGTGCCATTTCCATTCCAGAGATGGGGGGACGGCCCCAAGGTTTCACATAATACAAACGGTATTTGTATCAGTGGTTAAGTGGTTAATTGTTTCATGCTTCAGAAATGACTGCATCTTCATATTATTCTACCGCGATTAAGgagaaacacattttaatagttGCTGCATCTAGTGCAATgagatgagcaaaaaaaaaaaaaatagtgttcCAAACAactaaaaagtttattattttgTCTCTAAAGGTCTCAAAGCTTCAAACCTTTTGGAGAAGGGGACTTCAGAAGTCACAGAGATCTTGCTCTTGCTCCTATCAATGGACACCACGCCACCGCCGAGGTTCCCGGCTTTCCCATTCACCTTGATGCGTTCCTGAAGGAACTGCTCCTGTGGGGTGAGGCAACACGATTATGTCGCACACGCTTTGCTGTGGCGGCCGACCCTAGATGATGAAGCGTGGGTGCCGTGGGCGCGGAAACAGCTTCCTTACAAAGTTAGCAGCATCCATGATCCCATCTTCAACAGGGTGGGTGCAGTCCAGGGTGAACTTCAGCACCTGCTTCTTTTTCTTGCCACCCTTGGAGACTGGCTTTTTAGGCTGTGAACACGCAAAAAGCGAACAGTTGGACTTATAAgaataaccaaaaaataaaaataaatggtaGATGTGGTGACCGCAATGAAACAGTCGTATTCAAAACGCAGCGTTCTGTGAATACATAAAAGGCTTTCTTTGGCCGGTACGGCACGAACAGCGAGACGTAAATTTTGGGGGAATTGCCGATAAACAGCCAAGTGAGCTAATTACTATGCTAGCACCAGAAAGACGTCGTGCAGAAGCAGCAAAGCCGATTAAATCGTGAAGATGTCGAAGCAAATGGACTCATTCTAAGACGGCGTTTCGTCAGTCGCCAGAGCAAAGGCCAATTAGGCGTCTAGACCGGGACCGATCTCTCGCAGCTAGGGCCAGAGCGACAAGGCTAGTTCGCGAAGCTGCTACAACGTGGTTGACAAGCTGCAGGCCTCATTTCGGACCAGCACAAACAACTCGCATTTTTTTACATCGCCTTCCACGTAATCTCGCACACGCGGAAAAGTAAGACACGGCGTCCGACGAGCGCGGTATCTTTAGACGGCATAATGACGCCAAAAGGGGTTAAATTAGAAGAAGTGCATTTCACTTACTAATGGTGCCATGGCCGTCTACTGGCAGAAAGGCAGAGCGCCGACCGCGCATGCGCTATGATGTGTGTTCGTAATCGAGCGCCGAGCTAATCGATGAAACACGTGTCCTTATAAGGAAGCCACGGGAAAGGATAGGAAACAAATTggatttaaattttattttgataCTAATTGTTGTACTAGTGATAAAATAACTGATTCAGAATCTTCCAtacccgcaatcagaaggttgcgcaaaggaaaggaccgtccccacacactgggccCCGGGCGccggctgcccgctgctcactaagttTGAGGCGTCAAAAGCAGatgagacattttgttgtggtcaccatgtgccgtgctgcagtgtatcacagtcacttcacattcacttcttTCACGTAAATGGCATTTTCTCAAACTTTCTTAATTGATTTCCTGATAAAACAACATGACCCTGGAGACCCCCCAGACTTTGAAGCATCTGCAGCTGTGTTGCTGTAACATGAAAGCCACATATATTATGCCGATCATCTCATCTAGGCTGTCCTAGAAACCACCCAGCCACCCAATAGAGCACCcaatgtatgtaaaataaagACAATGGTGAATGGAGGATCTAATTAACAACTTTTAATTAATGTTACAAATACAAGTTAAACCTGGGTGTTACTGCACGCAGTGCACCTCACTCACTCGCTATTCTTAGTCTTGTCGCTTAGTCCTGTTGCTCAGAGATGCAGCTCCCGGAGCCAGTCCACCACCAGAAAATTCATTCTGAAAAAATGTACAGTGGCTTTACAGATTTAACAGAGCAAAAACAGattggtaacttgaaagcacgttgtaagtcgctctggataagggcgtctgctttaaatgtaaatgtagattcgCAGATGTTGGCGCAGGCAGGAACTGGACAACCAGCGAAGCACAATGTCCCTGTGCCCTTGAGCTTATCTCAGGGAACAAAAACTGGCCACCACAGTTTAAATGAGGTTTAGGAATAATCATGAAGGGAAAAGAAACGTGGAACTGGTTAAAATTTGATTTTTGCCTTCTTTAACCTCTGGCTTTATGGGGTGCCCAGTATTTAATAAATTGTCTTCCTCTGCAGGTACTGTGACTCACAAtatatggaaaccgaatgagaattgctgatgtcttctccttgtaagtcgctttggataaaagcatctgccaagtaaagtaaagtaaagtaaagcagtCATTGCAGGCCTGGGCCAATTAACGATGGAGAACATATCCACCAGGGGGCGCCCTGGGGACATGCTGGGTATACAGCATACGACGGTACGACAGTAAGATTGATCAAACTTCTAAGGTAgtacaaatattgttatttaaatgtcattGGTGAGAAATGATTGTGTTCATGTTCTTTAAACAACTGAATACTTTTCCCCATAATGTaggaaacacatttttaaaaaatagtgaCCGCGCCTGATTTCCTGTATAAAACAgaagcactttttcaagttaaAAAAAGTGCTCAGGAGGTTTCTTTTCTTCACTTCACAGAGTAATTAATGTCCCAACACAATAATGTTGCTGCTGCAATTGCTTTCTCTACAGCGGTGCTGCAAGATGTGAATTCAAACAAGTTGTGATCCTTCAATACATAAAACCCAATTATTTTACCAATTACTGCATGTCAG
Encoded here:
- the rpl22 gene encoding large ribosomal subunit protein eL22 — its product is MAPLPKKPVSKGGKKKKQVLKFTLDCTHPVEDGIMDAANFEQFLQERIKVNGKAGNLGGGVVSIDRSKSKISVTSEVPFSKRYLKYLTKKYLKKNNLRDWLRVVANTKESYELRYFQINQDEEEEEDED